Proteins from one Cellulosilyticum lentocellum DSM 5427 genomic window:
- a CDS encoding YetF domain-containing protein produces the protein MEVIQAIITALGSAAALFTLSKLMGNREMSQLSMFDYINSITIGSIAAEMATCEFTDLLKPFTAMIVFALFNILLSLLTNKSIKIRRLATGKPSILYDNGQLYYKTFAKAKMDLGEFLVQCRVNDYFDLTDIQTALLEPNGKISFLPVSNKRPITGEDLNISPSQNYLVANVIIDGKIMLQNLKHIGNNEKWLTKQLRIHDVSDISEVFLATCDRNNKLCVYKKLTEKMTADLLE, from the coding sequence ATGGAAGTTATTCAAGCTATTATAACTGCGTTAGGTTCAGCTGCAGCTTTATTTACTTTAAGCAAGTTAATGGGAAATCGTGAAATGTCACAACTAAGCATGTTTGACTATATCAATAGTATTACTATTGGTTCGATTGCAGCTGAGATGGCTACCTGTGAGTTTACAGATCTCCTAAAGCCCTTTACTGCTATGATTGTTTTTGCTTTATTTAATATCTTATTATCCCTTCTCACTAATAAATCAATTAAAATTCGTCGCCTTGCAACAGGGAAACCTAGTATTTTATATGATAATGGACAACTCTATTATAAAACTTTTGCAAAAGCCAAAATGGATTTAGGTGAATTCCTTGTACAATGCCGTGTGAATGACTACTTCGACCTTACTGATATTCAAACAGCTCTCCTGGAACCTAACGGCAAAATTAGCTTTCTTCCAGTCTCCAATAAGCGTCCTATTACAGGAGAAGATCTAAACATTTCTCCCTCTCAAAATTACTTAGTAGCTAACGTTATTATTGATGGCAAAATAATGTTACAGAACTTAAAGCATATAGGTAATAATGAAAAATGGCTTACCAAACAGCTTCGTATACACGATGTCTCTGATATTTCTGAAGTCTTTTTAGCAACCTGTGACCGTAATAATAAATTGTGCGTTTATAAAAAACTAACTGAAAAAATGACAGCTGACTTATTAGAGTAA
- a CDS encoding 50S ribosomal protein L25, with translation MDIITVEKRSVLTKAKQLRRNGIIPSVIYGGSLPESLLVQIDKNAAKKLLRCKREGSKMEIELDSKLIPVQIKDIDSNIVNNEILHISFQALEADKRVNSKAQIILENTDKVVGVLEQLLFEVPYSALPSDMIDTVVVDLEGLAVGKVLTLEDIPVFKNENIDLQVSADSMILKITDRKSS, from the coding sequence ATGGATATTATTACAGTAGAGAAGAGAAGTGTGTTGACGAAGGCCAAGCAACTGAGGCGAAATGGTATTATACCTAGTGTTATTTATGGTGGTTCCTTGCCGGAATCACTTTTGGTTCAAATTGACAAGAACGCTGCTAAAAAATTACTCCGGTGTAAGCGTGAAGGTAGCAAGATGGAAATTGAGCTTGACAGTAAGCTCATTCCAGTACAAATTAAAGATATCGATAGCAATATTGTAAACAATGAAATCCTTCATATTAGCTTTCAGGCATTAGAAGCTGATAAAAGGGTCAACAGTAAGGCTCAGATTATCTTAGAAAATACAGATAAGGTAGTGGGTGTTTTGGAACAGCTGCTATTTGAAGTGCCTTATTCGGCTTTACCTTCCGATATGATTGATACAGTAGTTGTTGATTTAGAAGGATTAGCGGTAGGTAAGGTCCTAACACTAGAAGATATTCCTGTCTTTAAAAACGAAAACATCGATTTACAAGTAAGTGCAGATAGCATGATCTTGAAAATTACTGATAGAAAATCCTCATAA
- a CDS encoding MFS transporter, producing MLDLRFKMTLIKGENMMTKKAKLFIPCYYSFLANGMMALVIGAVMPYLIEEAGINYSVAGGLLSTFAIGNFLASFVNPPVVKLLGRKITSVILSALIPISLLMITLLPPVPVLYIACILLGIGRGTVSITNNMVVNDYDGTPAALNLLHTVFAIGAFLAPFLTGVFINNGFNWRFIIYTIIVLSAISSIGYGWMPLDEDKKDKAEKKEKVKNITAKTEAHDSKAFLKNIDFYIIGLLLFFYLGAENCVNGWFVTYFKSTGIMSDTYATNLVSITWLVIMLGRLVTAYLSSKVNKQKLILINCIGTTIFFLLLISTTNLALITLAVAGMGFFFAGIYPTCISNGGMYIKGSTTGMSVLLAIAALGGIIAPQVIGVVADQIGMVGAVTILTINVVCMVILAIINYMRNKK from the coding sequence ATGCTAGATTTAAGATTTAAAATGACTTTAATCAAAGGGGAGAATATGATGACTAAAAAAGCAAAATTATTTATTCCTTGCTATTATTCGTTTTTAGCTAACGGTATGATGGCCTTAGTAATAGGTGCTGTTATGCCTTATCTCATAGAAGAAGCAGGGATCAATTATAGTGTGGCAGGAGGTTTACTATCTACTTTTGCTATAGGAAACTTTTTGGCGAGCTTTGTGAATCCACCAGTAGTAAAACTATTAGGGAGAAAAATAACAAGTGTGATATTATCAGCACTTATTCCTATTAGTTTATTAATGATTACTTTATTACCACCTGTTCCTGTACTTTATATAGCCTGCATCTTATTAGGAATTGGAAGGGGAACTGTAAGTATTACCAACAACATGGTTGTAAATGATTATGATGGTACACCAGCAGCACTTAATTTATTACATACTGTATTTGCCATTGGGGCTTTCTTAGCACCATTCTTAACTGGAGTATTTATTAATAATGGTTTTAACTGGCGCTTTATTATTTATACGATTATTGTTTTAAGTGCCATTTCAAGTATAGGCTATGGCTGGATGCCACTTGATGAAGATAAAAAAGATAAAGCAGAGAAGAAAGAAAAAGTGAAGAATATAACTGCCAAAACAGAAGCTCATGATTCAAAAGCTTTCTTAAAAAACATAGATTTCTATATTATTGGTCTTCTTTTATTCTTTTATCTAGGAGCAGAAAACTGTGTTAATGGCTGGTTTGTAACCTATTTTAAAAGCACAGGTATTATGAGTGATACGTATGCTACTAATCTGGTGTCTATTACATGGCTGGTCATTATGTTGGGCCGTTTAGTCACAGCTTATCTTTCAAGTAAAGTAAATAAGCAGAAGTTAATCTTAATTAACTGTATAGGCACAACTATTTTCTTCTTACTACTGATTTCTACCACTAACCTTGCTCTCATTACTCTAGCAGTAGCAGGCATGGGCTTCTTCTTTGCTGGTATTTACCCAACTTGTATATCCAACGGTGGAATGTATATCAAAGGTTCTACCACAGGAATGTCAGTGTTATTAGCTATTGCAGCCTTAGGCGGTATTATAGCACCACAGGTTATAGGCGTTGTCGCAGACCAAATAGGTATGGTAGGAGCTGTTACCATTTTGACTATTAACGTAGTGTGTATGGTGATTCTAGCTATTATTAATTATATGAGAAATAAGAAGTAG
- a CDS encoding response regulator transcription factor: protein MSSIVALIEDEKNLRDIIKSYLEKEGYKVLAYESVEAVEDLNEEVHLWILDIMLPGKSGFEMMERIRKEDAKVPIILISARDQDFDKIMGLEKGADDYIAKPFSPKELVLRVKKLLDRCYQKEENITLAGYTIELKTRKVYDKGKLVDLSNREYMLLLFLYKNKEHPLTRNEILDHVWERDYFGNDRVVDDLMRRMRKKMPRLQVETIYGYGYRLEGN, encoded by the coding sequence ATGAGTAGTATTGTTGCATTAATTGAAGATGAAAAAAACTTAAGAGATATTATAAAAAGTTATCTAGAAAAAGAAGGCTACAAGGTACTAGCTTATGAGAGCGTGGAAGCAGTAGAGGATTTAAATGAAGAGGTTCATTTATGGATTTTAGATATCATGCTACCAGGTAAAAGTGGCTTTGAAATGATGGAAAGAATAAGGAAGGAAGACGCAAAGGTACCTATTATTTTAATTTCAGCAAGAGACCAAGATTTTGATAAGATTATGGGATTAGAGAAAGGTGCTGATGATTACATTGCCAAGCCGTTTTCACCAAAAGAACTAGTCCTTAGAGTAAAGAAGCTATTGGATAGATGTTATCAAAAGGAAGAAAACATTACTTTAGCTGGCTATACTATCGAATTAAAGACCCGTAAAGTATATGATAAAGGGAAATTGGTTGACTTATCTAATAGAGAATATATGTTGCTTTTGTTTTTGTATAAGAATAAAGAGCATCCACTTACTAGAAATGAGATACTAGATCATGTGTGGGAAAGAGATTACTTTGGTAATGATAGAGTAGTAGATGATTTAATGCGTCGCATGAGAAAGAAAATGCCTAGACTTCAAGTAGAGACTATCTATGGATATGGTTACCGTTTAGAAGGGAATTAA
- a CDS encoding sensor histidine kinase — MKQKMKLNQQLAITLMVLILGSIMAFGVILPISIKYFIDHKNFNTLISEQNEYIKLGKYYNTSQGKKNGVYHLQFDSNNNLVIDQTDDDLIHHQLMYPEFFSEIKEQCREQKKQVEMRKFIDGQETLYYLINNKDSGEKVISYSIDTGNQYLSHQLFMTTLIIIIVALTIILVSFFKWNNRFINNLKQIQHELDLIGDGQLEESIRINESTLEFQEVMDSLEHMRRKLYNNEQTKKRMIHNISHDLKTPIAVIKNYSEGIIDGVYPYGDVEQTAHVIYSQAERLEKRVQGLLYLNRLEYIRSQNESYREFAIDGLLEEVISYMFDQDQLINVRLDLVPQRFIGDKEKWRIVLENLFDNAKRYAKNEISIKLTDQKLSIFNDGDNIEEDLAESLFEPFEIGKDGMSGLGLAIVKRTVNMYGYDIRYENAETKGVTFIIYKDGKANE; from the coding sequence ATGAAGCAAAAAATGAAGCTTAATCAGCAACTTGCAATAACATTGATGGTACTGATATTAGGAAGTATAATGGCCTTTGGTGTTATACTCCCTATAAGTATTAAATATTTTATAGATCACAAGAACTTTAATACACTTATCAGTGAGCAAAATGAGTATATTAAACTAGGAAAATACTATAATACTTCACAAGGTAAGAAAAATGGGGTATATCATCTTCAATTTGATAGCAATAATAATCTTGTTATAGATCAAACAGATGATGATCTCATTCATCACCAGTTAATGTATCCTGAGTTTTTTTCGGAGATAAAAGAGCAATGTAGAGAACAAAAAAAACAAGTGGAAATGCGTAAATTTATTGATGGTCAGGAAACTCTTTATTATCTTATTAATAATAAAGATTCAGGTGAAAAAGTTATTTCATACAGCATAGATACTGGTAATCAATATTTATCTCATCAATTATTTATGACGACATTAATTATCATTATAGTTGCTTTAACCATCATTTTAGTAAGCTTCTTTAAATGGAATAATAGATTTATTAATAATTTAAAGCAGATTCAACACGAGCTAGACCTTATAGGGGATGGTCAGCTAGAAGAAAGTATTCGTATTAATGAAAGCACTTTGGAGTTTCAAGAAGTTATGGATTCCTTAGAACATATGAGGAGAAAACTTTATAATAATGAGCAGACTAAGAAGAGGATGATTCATAATATATCTCATGATTTAAAAACACCTATTGCAGTCATTAAGAATTATTCAGAGGGTATCATAGATGGTGTTTATCCTTATGGTGATGTAGAGCAAACTGCTCATGTTATCTATAGCCAAGCAGAAAGACTAGAAAAGAGAGTACAAGGCTTATTGTATTTAAATAGATTAGAGTATATCAGAAGCCAAAATGAAAGCTATAGAGAATTTGCAATAGATGGGCTGCTTGAAGAAGTAATAAGCTATATGTTTGACCAAGATCAGCTCATCAATGTGCGATTGGATTTAGTCCCTCAGAGGTTTATAGGTGATAAAGAAAAATGGCGTATTGTATTAGAAAATTTATTTGATAATGCTAAGAGATATGCAAAAAATGAGATTAGTATTAAGTTAACAGACCAGAAGTTATCAATCTTTAATGATGGAGATAATATAGAAGAAGATCTAGCAGAAAGTCTATTTGAGCCCTTTGAAATAGGGAAAGATGGAATGTCAGGTTTAGGACTTGCCATTGTAAAAAGAACAGTCAATATGTATGGGTATGATATTAGATATGAAAACGCCGAAACAAAGGGAGTAACTTTTATCATTTATAAGGATGGGAAAGCTAATGAGTAG
- a CDS encoding DUF2318 domain-containing protein, whose protein sequence is MNNKELRINGECKLIVKNNQQMVNREELKMGNHKNKKSNSSKSMVYVVIGAALVAVIAGSLFFKKEGNKNEGKAKENVVVLEGKDLVIPINEITNEASYYPVEVDGVGLEVLAIKATDGTIRTAFNTCQICYSSGRGYYEQDGDVLVCQNCKNRFSPDEVEVTRGGCNPVPIFSEDKTVDDTNITISNAFLKEATGIFENWKEAY, encoded by the coding sequence ATGAATAATAAAGAGTTAAGAATTAATGGAGAATGCAAATTAATAGTGAAGAATAATCAGCAAATGGTGAATAGAGAGGAATTAAAGATGGGTAATCATAAGAATAAAAAGAGTAACAGCTCTAAAAGTATGGTTTATGTGGTGATAGGAGCAGCGCTTGTAGCAGTAATAGCAGGGAGTTTATTTTTTAAAAAGGAAGGTAATAAAAATGAAGGTAAAGCAAAAGAAAATGTGGTAGTATTAGAAGGGAAAGACTTAGTTATACCTATTAATGAAATCACAAATGAGGCAAGCTATTATCCAGTAGAAGTAGATGGAGTGGGCCTAGAAGTACTAGCTATTAAAGCCACAGATGGAACCATTCGTACAGCCTTTAATACTTGTCAAATTTGTTATAGTTCAGGAAGAGGATACTATGAGCAAGATGGGGATGTCCTAGTTTGTCAAAACTGCAAGAACAGATTTTCTCCAGATGAAGTAGAGGTAACTAGAGGTGGATGTAATCCAGTTCCTATTTTTTCAGAGGATAAAACAGTAGATGATACTAACATTACTATTTCCAATGCATTCTTAAAAGAGGCAACAGGTATTTTCGAGAATTGGAAAGAAGCTTATTAA
- a CDS encoding urease accessory protein UreH domain-containing protein yields MKMQRQYTKEIIKIDGMTCVSCERRIGSKLKQTKGVISAKVSYTQNHAECLYDEELISFEDIAQVIEKQGYKVIRKENADAKIDRITKMIGVMIIIFALYRVLKYFGFTNFFYVFPEAKENMSYGMLFIIGLLTSIHCIAMCGGINLSQCIQPVTKTESKKHRWVTLRPSFLYNLGRVISYTVMGGIVGALGSVISFSEGAKGSIQIIAGLFMMIMGLNMLNVFPGLRKLNISMPKAFSRKLYSKLGSNSPLFVGLINGLMPCGPLQAMQLYSLSTGSMLKGALAMFLFSLGTVPLMFGVGVLSSLLSKRFTHKLISIGAVLVVILGGGMLSSGLSLSGIMVPGSVSANNNSVVRIENGVQIVESKLASGEYPVIEVQAGMPVRWVITAEKGSINGCNNRIFIPEYEKEVKFKLGENVIEFTPTEEGEFVYSCWMGMIRSNIKVIKK; encoded by the coding sequence ATGAAAATGCAAAGACAATACACAAAAGAGATTATTAAGATTGATGGAATGACTTGTGTAAGCTGTGAGAGGAGAATAGGCAGTAAATTAAAACAAACAAAAGGAGTCATTAGCGCTAAAGTAAGCTACACTCAGAATCACGCTGAATGTTTGTATGATGAGGAACTTATTTCCTTCGAAGACATAGCACAGGTTATTGAGAAACAAGGTTACAAGGTTATAAGGAAGGAAAATGCGGATGCAAAAATAGACCGCATAACTAAAATGATAGGAGTAATGATTATTATCTTTGCCCTTTATCGTGTGCTGAAGTATTTTGGCTTTACAAATTTCTTTTATGTTTTTCCAGAAGCTAAAGAAAACATGAGTTATGGCATGCTATTTATAATAGGATTACTGACTTCAATTCATTGTATTGCCATGTGTGGTGGTATTAATTTATCACAGTGTATACAACCTGTTACTAAGACCGAATCTAAGAAGCATAGGTGGGTGACACTAAGACCTAGTTTTTTATACAACTTAGGGCGAGTGATTTCTTATACAGTAATGGGTGGGATTGTTGGTGCATTAGGATCGGTTATCAGTTTTTCAGAAGGAGCAAAGGGAAGTATTCAGATTATTGCTGGCCTGTTTATGATGATTATGGGGCTGAATATGTTAAATGTTTTTCCAGGGCTTCGCAAACTAAATATAAGTATGCCAAAAGCTTTTTCTAGAAAATTATATAGCAAATTAGGGAGTAATAGTCCCTTATTTGTAGGCTTAATAAATGGCCTAATGCCATGTGGCCCACTACAAGCTATGCAATTATACAGTCTTTCAACAGGAAGTATGCTTAAGGGCGCATTGGCTATGTTTTTATTCAGCTTGGGGACAGTACCTTTAATGTTTGGGGTAGGGGTCTTGTCTTCATTACTTAGTAAGAGGTTTACACATAAGCTTATATCTATAGGGGCTGTTTTAGTTGTGATTTTAGGTGGAGGTATGCTCAGTAGCGGACTGAGTTTATCGGGAATAATGGTTCCTGGTAGTGTAAGTGCTAATAATAATAGTGTAGTACGGATAGAGAATGGTGTTCAAATAGTAGAAAGCAAATTAGCTTCAGGTGAATACCCTGTTATTGAAGTACAAGCAGGCATGCCTGTACGATGGGTGATAACAGCTGAAAAAGGCTCTATTAATGGGTGTAACAATAGAATCTTTATTCCAGAGTATGAGAAAGAAGTAAAATTCAAACTCGGAGAGAATGTAATAGAGTTTACCCCTACAGAAGAAGGGGAGTTTGTATATAGTTGTTGGATGGGAATGATTAGAAGTAACATTAAAGTAATTAAGAAATAA
- a CDS encoding heavy-metal-associated domain-containing protein, with translation MKKKIMIDGMSCGHCVAHVKEALGGFAKGEVEVSLEGKYAVLDTDKANEVLTEAIDEAGYDVTAIEEV, from the coding sequence ATGAAAAAGAAAATAATGATTGATGGTATGAGTTGTGGTCACTGTGTGGCACATGTAAAAGAAGCTTTAGGAGGTTTTGCTAAAGGAGAAGTAGAGGTAAGTTTAGAAGGTAAGTATGCAGTATTAGATACTGACAAGGCCAATGAAGTACTTACTGAGGCAATTGATGAAGCTGGTTACGATGTAACAGCTATAGAAGAGGTATAA
- a CDS encoding heavy metal translocating P-type ATPase translates to MTNRSFKIDGMTCSACANRVERVVKKLEGVETANVNFATETLTLKYDDAKLQPKEVEAAVVKAGYKVHKNEAAYTFKVEGMTCSACANRIEKVVKKLEGVESSNVNFASEKLTVKVDEDLVKTSQIKAAVEKAGYKLITEEEKSTEKKKYTEEQLLFGRLIASLIFTVPLLIIIMGHMVGMPLPSVLDPMMNPLNFAMIQLILTLPVMFIGFKFYKIGLKNLVKLSPNMDSLIAVGTLAAIIYSLYGTYKIITHPEGGMEHAMHLYYESAATILALITLGKYLEARSKGKTSEAIKKLMGLAPKTATVIRNNVEVTVPLEEVVVGDVILVKPGERLPVDGEVIEGSTAIDEAMLTGESIPVEKTVGSKVIGASINKTGFIKYRATKVGKDTALAQIIKLVEDAQGTKAPIAKMADVISSYFVPTVIILAIIAAVGWLIAGESATFALTIFIAVLVIACPCALGLATPTAIMVGTGKGAENGVLIKGGEALETTYKIDTIVFDKTGTLTEGKPKVTDILTATTGKDELLVLAASAEKGSEHPLGEAIVRAAEERGLAFKEIQNFNAIPGHGIAVDIDSRHVLLGNKKLMVEENIDISTLTTQSDRLAEEGKTPMYIAIDDKLAGIIAVADTVKPSSKEAIQTLHQMGIKVAMITGDNKKTAAAIAKQVGIDIVLAEVLPEDKANEVQKLQNEGKKVAMVGDGINDAPALARADIGIAIGSGTDVAIESADIVLMRSDLKDVPTAIKLSKATIRNIKQNLFWAFGYNVLGIPVAMGFLHIFGGPLLNPMIAAAAMSLSSVSVLLNALRLKNFKG, encoded by the coding sequence ATGACAAATAGATCCTTTAAAATAGATGGCATGACCTGTTCAGCTTGTGCCAATCGGGTTGAGAGAGTTGTTAAAAAGTTAGAGGGCGTAGAAACAGCCAATGTGAATTTTGCTACAGAAACCTTAACTCTAAAATATGATGATGCCAAGCTGCAACCTAAAGAGGTTGAAGCAGCGGTAGTAAAAGCTGGTTATAAGGTACACAAAAATGAAGCCGCTTATACCTTTAAAGTAGAAGGTATGACCTGTTCAGCTTGTGCTAATCGTATAGAAAAAGTGGTGAAGAAGTTAGAGGGTGTGGAAAGTAGTAATGTTAACTTTGCCAGTGAGAAGCTTACGGTTAAAGTAGATGAAGATCTTGTAAAAACAAGCCAAATCAAAGCTGCTGTAGAAAAAGCAGGTTATAAACTTATTACAGAAGAGGAAAAAAGCACGGAGAAGAAGAAATATACAGAAGAACAGCTTTTATTTGGGCGTCTTATTGCATCACTCATATTTACTGTTCCACTTTTAATCATTATCATGGGACATATGGTAGGTATGCCACTTCCTAGTGTGCTTGATCCAATGATGAATCCGCTCAACTTTGCAATGATTCAGTTAATTCTCACCTTGCCAGTTATGTTTATCGGTTTCAAATTCTATAAGATTGGGCTTAAGAACTTAGTTAAACTTAGTCCTAATATGGACTCTTTAATTGCAGTAGGAACACTAGCTGCTATTATTTATAGCTTATATGGCACTTATAAAATTATCACACATCCAGAGGGCGGTATGGAGCATGCCATGCATCTGTATTATGAATCAGCAGCCACTATCTTAGCACTGATTACATTAGGTAAATACTTAGAAGCTAGATCAAAAGGTAAAACTTCTGAAGCCATTAAAAAGCTTATGGGCTTAGCACCAAAGACAGCAACAGTTATTAGGAATAATGTAGAGGTAACAGTGCCCCTTGAAGAAGTGGTAGTAGGAGACGTAATCCTTGTTAAACCAGGTGAAAGGTTGCCGGTAGATGGAGAAGTTATTGAAGGCAGTACTGCTATTGATGAAGCCATGCTTACAGGAGAAAGTATTCCAGTAGAAAAAACGGTAGGAAGTAAAGTTATAGGAGCAAGTATTAATAAAACTGGATTTATTAAGTATCGAGCTACTAAGGTTGGTAAGGATACAGCGCTTGCCCAAATTATAAAATTAGTAGAAGATGCTCAAGGGACTAAAGCACCAATTGCTAAAATGGCTGATGTAATCTCTTCTTACTTTGTACCAACAGTTATTATATTAGCAATTATCGCTGCTGTAGGTTGGTTAATAGCTGGAGAGTCTGCAACCTTTGCCCTTACTATTTTTATTGCGGTACTTGTTATTGCTTGTCCATGTGCCTTAGGTCTTGCTACCCCAACAGCGATTATGGTAGGAACAGGAAAAGGTGCAGAAAATGGTGTACTTATTAAAGGTGGAGAAGCCTTAGAAACAACTTATAAAATAGATACCATTGTTTTTGATAAAACGGGAACATTAACAGAAGGTAAACCAAAGGTAACAGATATCTTAACAGCTACTACAGGTAAAGATGAATTACTTGTTTTAGCAGCTAGTGCAGAGAAAGGCTCTGAGCATCCATTAGGAGAAGCTATTGTAAGAGCAGCAGAAGAAAGAGGCTTAGCTTTTAAAGAGATACAAAACTTTAATGCCATACCAGGTCATGGTATTGCTGTAGATATTGATAGTAGGCATGTGCTCTTAGGAAATAAGAAATTAATGGTAGAAGAAAATATTGATATTAGTACATTAACTACTCAGTCAGATAGACTGGCAGAAGAGGGTAAAACCCCGATGTATATTGCAATAGATGATAAATTAGCAGGTATTATAGCAGTAGCAGATACAGTTAAACCAAGTAGTAAAGAAGCTATACAAACACTTCATCAAATGGGTATTAAGGTAGCTATGATTACAGGGGATAACAAGAAAACTGCAGCAGCTATTGCTAAACAAGTAGGTATTGACATTGTACTTGCAGAAGTCTTACCAGAAGATAAAGCCAATGAAGTACAAAAGCTTCAAAATGAAGGTAAAAAAGTAGCCATGGTAGGAGATGGTATTAATGATGCCCCTGCTTTAGCTAGAGCTGATATAGGTATTGCTATTGGTTCAGGAACAGATGTAGCTATTGAATCAGCTGACATTGTTCTTATGAGAAGTGACCTTAAAGACGTGCCAACAGCTATTAAACTGAGCAAGGCAACCATTAGAAATATCAAGCAAAATCTATTTTGGGCATTTGGTTACAATGTATTAGGTATACCAGTAGCTATGGGATTTCTTCATATCTTTGGAGGGCCATTATTAAATCCTATGATTGCAGCAGCAGCCATGAGCTTAAGTTCTGTTTCAGTACTTCTTAATGCCTTAAGACTTAAAAACTTTAAAGGATAA